In Porphyromonas cangingivalis, a genomic segment contains:
- a CDS encoding GLPGLI family protein translates to MRRIAQQIILFLLAYLASHTAMAQDAFRAIYETKGYYIREWAEQGHKAPTALEIYPDRTFFYDMTIVARDSVTRMEFDKSNDLDLAMREGKKYNSPSLEMLINTHFDTNKRTVTHVIHSDYHTYTEPMERIDWQIDDTVTETKGGYPCFRATATVLGRQWTVWYTPEVPTPAGPWKLWGLPGLIVEATESEGLFAFSLSSFEQLKPEDRREDCRKFLLVGDAKEGKRKDIRKLLRLYHTDPATYLNMIYPGGTLILQDNEGKTLTPEEVRHKFVDIEQ, encoded by the coding sequence ATGAGACGAATAGCCCAACAGATCATTCTCTTTCTGCTTGCGTACTTGGCAAGTCACACAGCAATGGCTCAAGATGCCTTCAGAGCTATTTATGAGACGAAAGGATACTACATCCGAGAGTGGGCAGAGCAAGGACACAAGGCCCCAACCGCCTTGGAGATCTATCCTGACAGGACATTCTTCTATGACATGACCATCGTTGCGAGGGACTCCGTCACCCGTATGGAGTTCGACAAAAGCAACGATCTCGATTTGGCAATGAGGGAGGGCAAAAAGTACAATAGTCCCTCGCTCGAAATGCTGATCAATACGCATTTCGACACCAACAAGAGGACGGTCACCCACGTCATCCACTCCGACTATCACACCTATACCGAGCCCATGGAACGCATCGACTGGCAGATAGATGACACCGTCACGGAGACCAAGGGCGGTTATCCCTGCTTCCGCGCGACAGCCACCGTCCTCGGTCGTCAGTGGACGGTCTGGTACACCCCCGAAGTACCTACGCCTGCGGGACCATGGAAGCTGTGGGGATTGCCGGGGCTCATCGTCGAAGCCACAGAGTCAGAGGGGTTGTTCGCCTTCTCCCTCTCTTCGTTTGAGCAACTCAAACCCGAAGATCGCCGAGAAGACTGCCGAAAGTTCCTGCTTGTCGGGGATGCCAAGGAGGGCAAGCGCAAAGACATCCGTAAGCTCCTTCGCCTCTACCACACCGACCCTGCCACATATCTCAACATGATCTACCCGGGAGGTACGCTCATCCTTCAGGACAACGAGGGGAAGACGCTCACTCCCGAAGAGGTACGCCATAAGTTTGTCGACATAGAGCAATAA
- a CDS encoding GLPGLI family protein, which translates to MRQLFLLFATLCSMTLTTVRAQDTFRAFYDTSCSFKKGSSVFEEKNELNRDSVTYPCALEIRADKSYFYNYAKMLRDSTAKAVFTETNDALMAFSAARKYKAGGPQMTVRNLFGDLKCTTTHEILRDYYSYEEELIRPEWTIDESITEVKSGYKCHLATAQYLGRQWTVWYTPEIPTSAGPWKLWGLPGLIVDARDDSGRFSFEMTSFGKIAPEMMTEDVTKYMIKGDIKTDTKAKVLKLLGAYVSNPMTFMAMKDPNKKIRIGNPDGTPIDNSEFTTEFEYIELKD; encoded by the coding sequence ATGAGACAATTATTCCTTCTATTCGCAACCCTATGCTCGATGACACTGACCACGGTGAGGGCACAAGATACCTTCAGGGCATTTTATGACACCTCATGTTCGTTCAAGAAGGGCTCGTCGGTATTCGAAGAGAAAAACGAGCTCAATAGGGACAGTGTCACCTACCCCTGTGCCCTTGAAATCCGTGCTGATAAGTCCTACTTCTACAATTATGCAAAGATGCTCCGTGACTCGACTGCCAAAGCCGTATTCACCGAGACAAACGATGCCTTGATGGCTTTTTCGGCAGCTCGAAAGTACAAGGCAGGCGGTCCGCAGATGACTGTCCGAAACCTCTTCGGTGACCTCAAATGTACGACCACTCATGAGATACTCAGAGACTATTACAGCTATGAGGAAGAATTGATCCGCCCCGAATGGACGATAGATGAGAGCATCACCGAGGTCAAGAGCGGATACAAGTGTCACCTTGCAACAGCCCAATACCTCGGTCGACAGTGGACTGTGTGGTACACACCCGAGATCCCCACATCAGCAGGGCCGTGGAAGCTCTGGGGACTACCGGGGCTCATTGTGGATGCCAGAGACGACAGTGGGAGGTTCTCCTTCGAGATGACGTCTTTCGGTAAGATTGCACCCGAGATGATGACCGAAGATGTCACCAAATATATGATCAAAGGCGACATAAAGACGGACACAAAGGCAAAGGTGCTCAAGCTCTTGGGGGCTTACGTCTCCAACCCCATGACCTTCATGGCCATGAAAGATCCGAACAAAAAAATCCGCATCGGTAACCCTGATGGCACACCGATAGATAATTCCGAATTCACCACCGAGTTTGAGTACATCGAACTCAAAGACTGA
- a CDS encoding abortive infection system antitoxin AbiGi family protein, with translation MKKNSHTSAFFHYTENVNLLYKIIEEGLRFSFCKESISDKVFIGAPMISFCDIPITHSEEHRGKYGTSAIGLSKKSIISQNHKYNIAPVTYLIENDPRLFSYEGLFSKNPTNIIFGFLKRDVYTHNGEKHNAYDECEWRITVENSVDQPWFTNEEEYDKWRGELSNDNKSKTPPKKFSKEEPFKFRVEDIDYIIVSKKSNIPNLISRLQKLEKVCGEKIDEKEKAMLLSKVISFEQIMDDF, from the coding sequence ATGAAGAAAAATAGCCATACATCTGCCTTTTTTCACTATACAGAAAATGTAAACTTGTTATATAAGATCATTGAAGAGGGGCTACGTTTTTCGTTTTGTAAGGAATCTATTTCCGATAAAGTTTTTATAGGAGCTCCTATGATATCATTTTGTGATATTCCCATAACTCATAGCGAAGAGCATCGTGGGAAGTATGGTACGTCTGCTATCGGCTTATCTAAAAAATCCATCATCTCACAGAATCATAAATATAACATTGCTCCCGTAACTTATCTAATCGAGAACGATCCTCGTTTATTCTCATATGAGGGATTATTTTCCAAAAACCCTACGAATATCATATTTGGTTTTTTGAAGAGGGATGTTTACACTCATAACGGTGAAAAACACAATGCATACGACGAATGTGAGTGGCGTATTACAGTGGAAAATTCTGTGGATCAACCATGGTTTACAAACGAAGAAGAATACGATAAATGGCGTGGCGAATTATCAAATGACAATAAATCCAAGACACCTCCAAAGAAATTTTCCAAAGAAGAGCCATTCAAATTTAGAGTAGAAGATATTGATTACATTATTGTGTCTAAAAAATCAAACATCCCCAATCTCATAAGTAGACTTCAAAAACTAGAAAAAGTTTGTGGTGAAAAAATTGATGAGAAAGAAAAAGCAATGTTGCTTTCCAAAGTAATCAGTTTTGAGCAAATCATGGACGACTTTTGA
- a CDS encoding dicarboxylate/amino acid:cation symporter: MKAIRIGLLPRIIIAIILGITFGQFLPEALVRIFVTINGLFGEFLSFIIPLIILALVSVAIAEIGNKAGRILLITVVIAYGATIVAGFLSYAMGISLFPSMIEQGALKSIDASSGALAPYFKVSIPPAMGVMTALILAFVLGLGMASIGSVSLKGACSDFKDIITKTIGAVIIPLLPLYIFGIFLDMTYSGKVFEILSVFVKIIGLIFLLHIGLLIFQYCIAGLVVKRNPFRLLATMMPAYFTALGTQSSAATIPVSLEQSKRNGVADDVAGFVIPLCATIHLSGSTLKIVACSLALMMMLGMPIEFGSFSGFILMLGVTMVAAPGVPGGAIMACLGILQSMLGFDEAAQALMIALYIAMDSFGTACNVTGDGAIALVVNRIMGREPASSAQK; the protein is encoded by the coding sequence ATGAAAGCTATACGTATAGGGCTACTCCCTCGGATCATCATCGCCATCATCCTTGGTATCACTTTTGGGCAGTTTTTGCCCGAAGCATTGGTGCGTATCTTCGTGACCATCAACGGACTCTTTGGAGAGTTTCTCAGCTTCATCATCCCGCTGATCATCCTCGCGCTCGTGTCGGTGGCGATAGCGGAGATCGGCAACAAGGCCGGGCGTATCCTGCTGATCACCGTCGTCATCGCTTACGGGGCAACGATCGTGGCAGGCTTCTTGTCCTATGCCATGGGGATAAGTCTCTTCCCGAGCATGATAGAACAGGGCGCACTCAAGAGCATAGACGCTTCGTCGGGGGCTCTGGCTCCTTACTTCAAGGTCTCCATCCCGCCGGCCATGGGAGTGATGACGGCACTCATCCTTGCCTTTGTCCTCGGGTTGGGGATGGCTTCGATAGGCAGTGTCTCGCTCAAGGGGGCTTGTTCGGACTTCAAGGACATCATCACGAAGACGATAGGTGCGGTGATCATCCCCTTGTTGCCCCTATACATCTTCGGTATCTTCCTCGACATGACTTATAGCGGAAAAGTGTTTGAGATCCTTTCGGTCTTCGTGAAGATCATCGGGCTCATCTTCTTGCTCCATATCGGGTTGCTCATCTTCCAATACTGTATCGCAGGGTTGGTTGTGAAGCGCAACCCCTTCCGCCTCCTGGCTACGATGATGCCGGCTTACTTCACAGCCCTTGGCACACAGTCATCTGCCGCGACCATCCCGGTCTCGCTCGAACAGTCCAAACGTAATGGCGTGGCGGATGATGTGGCGGGATTTGTCATCCCCCTCTGTGCGACGATACACCTCTCCGGAAGCACGCTGAAAATCGTGGCGTGCTCACTCGCACTCATGATGATGCTGGGGATGCCGATAGAGTTCGGGAGCTTCTCGGGCTTCATCCTCATGCTCGGTGTGACGATGGTGGCGGCTCCCGGAGTGCCCGGCGGTGCGATCATGGCGTGTCTGGGGATCTTGCAGTCGATGCTCGGCTTCGATGAGGCTGCACAAGCCCTCATGATCGCCCTTTATATAGCCATGGATAGCTTCGGTACGGCTTGTAATGTGACCGGTGACGGTGCCATTGCCCTCGTTGTCAATCGCATCATGGGGCGAGAACCGGCTTCTTCTGCCCAAAAATAA
- a CDS encoding RNA polymerase sigma factor gives MEQKRFVIEVAGLRPDLQRKALSMYDGDKERAEDAVSELFLRLWQSRDKLDEVRSMAAYCHTLLHHLIIDDLRASRTQTLDERQVTTASTEGLERYELSELLRQAISTLPELRRRVYELHELQGYPNEEIAKLLNIRVDAVHNHLSRARRQLREYLLPLI, from the coding sequence ATGGAACAAAAGAGGTTTGTCATAGAAGTGGCGGGCTTGCGTCCCGACCTGCAGCGGAAGGCTCTGTCGATGTACGACGGAGACAAGGAGCGCGCCGAAGATGCGGTGAGCGAGCTCTTCCTCCGTCTGTGGCAGTCGAGGGATAAGTTGGACGAAGTGCGTTCGATGGCAGCTTACTGTCATACCCTCCTGCACCACCTCATCATCGATGACCTGAGGGCTTCACGCACTCAGACACTCGACGAGAGGCAGGTGACGACAGCAAGCACTGAGGGCTTGGAGCGTTATGAGTTGAGCGAACTCCTCAGGCAAGCGATATCCACCCTCCCCGAGCTCCGAAGACGAGTCTACGAACTGCATGAGCTACAAGGGTATCCCAACGAAGAGATAGCCAAGCTCCTCAACATCCGGGTAGATGCCGTACACAACCATCTCAGTCGTGCACGCCGACAGCTTCGTGAATACCTCCTTCCTCTCATCTGA